A genomic window from Pseudocitrobacter corydidari includes:
- the ppiC gene encoding peptidylprolyl isomerase PpiC, with protein MAKTAAALHILVKEEKLALDLLEQLKNGADFGKLAKKHSTCPSGKRGGDLGEFRQGQMVPAFDKVVFSCPVLEPTGPLHTQFGYHIIKVLYRN; from the coding sequence ATGGCAAAAACAGCAGCAGCACTGCATATCCTTGTAAAAGAAGAAAAACTGGCTCTGGATCTTCTGGAACAACTTAAAAACGGCGCCGATTTCGGAAAGCTGGCGAAGAAGCACTCTACCTGTCCGTCAGGCAAACGCGGTGGGGATTTAGGGGAATTCCGCCAGGGTCAGATGGTTCCGGCGTTCGATAAAGTGGTGTTCTCCTGCCCGGTGCTGGAGCCGACTGGCCCGCTGCACACCCAGTTCGGCTATCACATCATTAAGGTGCTGTACCGTAACTAA
- the ilvA gene encoding threonine ammonia-lyase, biosynthetic, protein MADSQPLSGAPEGAEYLRAVLRAPVYEAAQVTPLQKMEKLSSRLDNVILVKREDRQPVHSFKLRGAYAMMAGLTEEQKAHGVITASAGNHAQGVAFSSARLGVKALIVMPTATADIKVDAVRGFGGEVLLHGANFDEAKAKAIELSQQQGFTWVPPFDHPMVIAGQGTLALELLQQDAHLDRVFVPVGGGGLAAGVAVLIKQLMPQIKVIAVEAEDSACLKAALDAGHPVDLPRVGLFAEGVAVKRIGDETFRLCQEYLDDIITVDSDAICAAMKDLFEDVRAVAEPSGALALAGMKKYIAQHNIRGERLAHILSGANVNFHGLRYVSERCELGEQREALLAVTIPEEKGSFLKFCQLLGGRSVTEFNYRFADAKNACIFVGVRLSRGLEERKEILQMLNDGGYSVVDLSDDEMAKLHVRYMVGGRPSHPLQERLYSFEFPESPGALLRFLNTLGTHWNISLFHYRSHGTDYGRVLAAFELGDHEPDFETRLNELGYDCHDETNNPAFRFFLAG, encoded by the coding sequence CGGAAGGTGCCGAATATTTAAGAGCGGTGCTACGCGCGCCGGTCTACGAAGCGGCGCAGGTCACGCCGCTACAGAAAATGGAAAAACTGTCGTCGCGTCTTGATAACGTGATTCTGGTGAAGCGCGAAGACCGCCAGCCGGTGCACAGCTTTAAGCTGCGCGGCGCATACGCCATGATGGCGGGCCTGACGGAAGAACAGAAAGCGCACGGCGTGATCACCGCCTCGGCGGGTAACCACGCGCAGGGCGTGGCGTTCTCCTCCGCGCGGTTAGGCGTGAAGGCGCTGATCGTCATGCCAACCGCCACCGCCGATATTAAAGTCGACGCGGTGCGCGGCTTTGGCGGCGAAGTGCTGCTTCACGGTGCGAACTTTGATGAAGCGAAAGCCAAAGCGATCGAACTGTCGCAGCAGCAGGGCTTCACCTGGGTGCCGCCGTTCGATCATCCGATGGTGATTGCCGGGCAGGGCACGCTGGCGCTGGAATTGCTCCAGCAGGACGCTCATCTTGACCGCGTATTTGTGCCAGTCGGCGGCGGCGGTCTGGCTGCTGGCGTGGCGGTGCTGATCAAACAACTGATGCCGCAAATCAAAGTGATCGCCGTAGAAGCGGAAGACTCCGCCTGCCTGAAAGCAGCGCTGGATGCGGGTCATCCGGTTGATCTGCCACGCGTGGGACTGTTCGCCGAAGGTGTCGCGGTAAAACGCATCGGCGACGAAACCTTCCGTTTATGCCAGGAGTATCTCGACGACATCATCACCGTCGATAGTGATGCGATCTGTGCGGCGATGAAGGATTTATTCGAAGATGTGCGCGCAGTGGCGGAACCCTCTGGCGCGTTGGCGCTGGCGGGAATGAAAAAATATATCGCTCAGCACAACATTCGCGGCGAACGCCTGGCGCATATTCTTTCCGGTGCTAACGTGAACTTTCACGGCCTGCGCTACGTCTCGGAACGCTGCGAACTGGGCGAACAGCGTGAAGCGTTGCTGGCGGTGACCATTCCGGAAGAGAAGGGCAGCTTCCTCAAATTCTGCCAGCTGCTTGGCGGGCGTTCGGTCACCGAGTTCAACTACCGTTTTGCCGATGCCAAAAACGCCTGCATCTTTGTCGGCGTGCGCCTGAGCCGCGGCCTCGAAGAGCGCAAAGAAATTTTGCAGATGCTCAACGACGGCGGCTACAGCGTGGTTGATCTCTCCGACGACGAAATGGCGAAGCTGCATGTGCGCTATATGGTTGGCGGGCGTCCATCGCATCCGTTGCAGGAACGCCTCTACAGCTTCGAATTCCCGGAATCACCGGGCGCGCTGCTGCGCTTCCTCAACACGCTGGGTACGCACTGGAATATCTCTTTGTTCCACTATCGCAGTCATGGCACCGATTACGGACGCGTACTGGCGGCGTTCGAACTCGGCGATCATGAGCCGGATTTCGAAACCCGGTTGAATGAGTTGGGTTACGATTGCCACGACGAAACCAATAACCCGGCGTTCAGGTTCTTTTTGGCGGGTTAG
- the ilvY gene encoding HTH-type transcriptional activator IlvY — MDLRDLKTFLHLAESRHFGRSARAMHVSPSTLSRQIQRLEDDLGQALFVRDNRTVTLTEAGEELRVFAQQTLLQYQQLRHTIDQQGPSLSGELHIFCSVTAAYSHLPPILDRFRAEHPSVEIKLTTGDAADAMEKVVTGEADLAIAGKPETLPGAVAFSMLENLAVVLIAPALPCPVRNQVSAEKPDWSTVPFIMADQGPVRRRIELWFRRNKISNPMIYATVGGHEAMVSMVALGCGVALLPEVVLENSPEPVRNRVMILERSDEKTPFELGVCAQKKRLHEPLIEAFWKILPNHK; from the coding sequence TTGGATTTACGCGATCTGAAAACCTTCCTGCATCTGGCGGAAAGCCGCCATTTTGGCCGCAGCGCGCGGGCGATGCACGTTAGCCCATCCACGCTCTCTCGGCAGATTCAGCGCCTGGAAGACGATCTCGGTCAGGCATTATTTGTGCGCGATAACCGGACGGTGACGCTGACCGAAGCGGGCGAAGAATTACGCGTTTTCGCCCAGCAAACATTATTGCAGTATCAGCAATTGCGCCACACCATCGATCAGCAAGGGCCGTCGCTCTCTGGCGAGTTACATATTTTTTGCTCGGTGACCGCCGCTTACAGCCATCTACCGCCGATTCTCGACCGCTTTCGCGCGGAACACCCGTCGGTGGAGATCAAACTCACCACTGGTGATGCGGCAGATGCGATGGAAAAGGTCGTCACCGGTGAAGCGGATCTGGCGATTGCCGGGAAGCCGGAAACCTTGCCCGGCGCGGTGGCGTTTTCGATGCTGGAGAATCTGGCAGTAGTGCTGATTGCCCCCGCGCTGCCCTGCCCGGTGCGTAACCAGGTCTCGGCAGAGAAGCCGGACTGGTCTACAGTGCCGTTTATCATGGCCGATCAGGGACCGGTACGCCGCCGCATTGAGCTGTGGTTTCGACGCAATAAAATCAGCAACCCGATGATTTACGCCACGGTCGGCGGGCATGAAGCAATGGTCTCGATGGTGGCGCTCGGCTGTGGCGTGGCGCTGTTGCCGGAAGTGGTGCTGGAAAACAGCCCGGAACCGGTGCGCAATCGTGTAATGATTCTCGAACGAAGCGATGAGAAAACGCCGTTTGAACTGGGCGTGTGCGCACAAAAAAAGCGGCTGCATGAGCCGCTGATTGAGGCGTTCTGGAAGATTTTGCCGAACCACAAATGA
- the ilvC gene encoding ketol-acid reductoisomerase, whose translation MANYFNTLNLRQQLAQLGKCRFMGRDEFADGASYLQGKKVVIVGCGAQGLNQGLNMRDSGLDISYALRKEAIAEKRASWRKATENGFKVGTYEELIPQADLVVNLTPDKQHSDVVRSVQPLMKDGAALGYSHGFNIVEVGEQIRKDITVVMVAPKCPGTEVREEYKRGFGVPTLIAVHPENDPKGEGMAIAKAWAAATGGHRAGVLESSFVAEVKSDLMGEQTILCGMLQAGSLLCFDKLVEEGTDPAYAEKLIQFGWETITEALKQGGITLMMDRLSNPAKLRAYALSEQLKEIMAPLFQKHMDDIISGEFSSGMMADWANDDKKLLTWREETGKTAFETAPQYEGKIGEQEYFDKGVLMIAMVKAGVELAFETMVDSGIIEESAYYESLHELPLIANTIARKRLYEMNVVISDTAEYGNYLFSYACVPLLKSFMTEIQPGDLGKAIAEGAVDNAQLRDVNEAIRGHAIEKVGQKLRGYMTDMKRIAVAG comes from the coding sequence ATGGCTAACTACTTCAATACACTGAACCTGCGCCAGCAGCTGGCACAGCTGGGCAAATGTCGCTTTATGGGTCGCGACGAATTCGCCGACGGCGCGAGCTACCTTCAGGGTAAAAAAGTGGTCATCGTCGGTTGTGGCGCGCAGGGTCTGAACCAGGGCCTGAACATGCGTGATTCTGGTCTGGACATCTCTTATGCTCTGCGTAAAGAAGCGATTGCTGAGAAGCGCGCGTCCTGGCGTAAAGCGACCGAAAACGGTTTCAAAGTTGGCACTTACGAAGAACTGATCCCGCAGGCGGATCTGGTCGTTAACCTGACGCCGGACAAACAGCACTCTGACGTCGTGCGTTCTGTTCAACCGCTGATGAAAGACGGCGCGGCGCTGGGCTACTCTCACGGCTTTAATATCGTAGAAGTGGGCGAGCAGATCCGTAAAGACATCACCGTGGTGATGGTTGCACCGAAATGCCCGGGCACCGAAGTACGTGAAGAGTACAAACGTGGATTCGGCGTACCGACGCTAATTGCCGTTCACCCGGAAAACGATCCGAAAGGCGAAGGCATGGCGATCGCTAAAGCATGGGCGGCAGCAACCGGTGGTCACCGTGCAGGCGTGCTGGAATCGTCCTTTGTTGCGGAAGTGAAATCTGACCTGATGGGCGAGCAAACCATCCTGTGCGGTATGTTGCAGGCCGGCTCTCTGCTGTGCTTCGACAAGCTGGTGGAAGAAGGCACCGACCCGGCATATGCCGAAAAACTGATTCAGTTCGGCTGGGAAACCATCACCGAAGCGCTGAAACAGGGCGGCATCACGCTGATGATGGACCGTCTCTCTAACCCGGCGAAACTGCGTGCTTATGCGCTGTCTGAACAGCTGAAAGAGATCATGGCACCGCTGTTCCAGAAACATATGGACGACATCATCTCCGGCGAATTCTCCTCCGGCATGATGGCTGACTGGGCCAACGACGATAAGAAACTGCTGACCTGGCGTGAAGAGACTGGCAAAACCGCATTCGAAACCGCGCCGCAGTATGAAGGCAAAATCGGCGAGCAGGAGTACTTCGATAAAGGCGTACTGATGATCGCGATGGTAAAAGCAGGCGTTGAGCTGGCGTTCGAAACCATGGTGGATTCCGGCATTATCGAAGAGTCTGCATACTATGAATCACTGCACGAACTGCCGCTGATTGCCAATACCATCGCCCGTAAGCGTCTGTATGAAATGAACGTGGTTATCTCTGATACCGCTGAGTACGGTAACTATCTGTTCTCTTACGCTTGCGTGCCGCTGCTGAAATCGTTCATGACGGAAATTCAGCCGGGCGACCTGGGTAAAGCGATTGCCGAAGGCGCGGTTGATAACGCGCAGCTGCGTGATGTGAACGAAGCGATTCGTGGCCATGCGATTGAGAAAGTCGGCCAGAAACTGCGTGGCTATATGACGGATATGAAACGTATTGCGGTTGCAGGCTAA